TTAGTTACAGTGAAAGATCCATTTATTCGGATACTGTATCTATTAGAATGGATGGTTTAAAAAGTGTTGAAATCAAAATGAACCGGATAAAACAAATTTATTCCTTGTTGCGAACTGAAGAAAAACTGGCACTTTGGTTTTTCTTGCCCATGAGTTTTCTGACTTTCTATTTTGTAGGTGAAAAGGGTTACCCCAATGGCGCACGGGAAAGATTCTTCATCACCTTTATCCTGATGATCATCTATGCCTACGTCCAGTTAAAATATCAGGACCGAAAACCCGTGCAGGTGTTCCGGGACATTGCCCCTTTTTTCTTTTGCATTGCCATCTATACCAATCTTCATGATCTGGTCTATTTTCTACATCCTACCAATATTGACGACCGGCTCATTGCCATCGACCAGAAACTGATCGGCTACCAACTGTCGGTAGAAGCTTTAAAATACAGACCTGTTTGGCTGATCAAATGGCTTGAAATCAACTATTCTCTTTTCTTCTATTATCCCGTCACTCTTGGATTGATATTGTATCTGAAAAATAAAAAAAAGGAATACCGGGAATTTCTGGTCACCATCATGCTTACTTTTTTTACCGGTTATTTCTTGTATGTAATTTTTCCTGCGGTGGGTCCCAAACATTATTTCAAAGAATTGTTTCACAACCCTGCCTTGTTGAACTGGAAGGTAGAGGAAAATATGTACCAGTTTTTTCACATCAGTGAAGGAGTAAGGCGGGATGCTTTTCCTAGTTTACACAATGCCATCACCGTTCTGGTGATGAGTTTTGCCTTTAAATTTGAACGAAAAATATTTTATCTGATGTTGCCTTTTGCCGCTTCATTAATTGTGGCAACCGTTTATCTGGGCCATCATTACATGATTGATGTTTTTGCAGGCTGGTTGCTGGCTGCCTTGGCCTTCACCTATTTTCCAAAATTTGAACAACAGGGTGCATTGGCCTAAACCCAGGCCTTTATCATTTCTAAATGGTATGGATCAGCTCTCTTAATTCTTCCAGAATCATGGCCGTTGCGCCCCAGACCCAGGCATCTTCCAGTTCGAAGCCCGGAACTTCAATTGAACTTGCATAACTGGTCTTCAGCTTTCTCCTTGTATAAAGATCTTCCTTGATCAAATGCCGCACCGGACAACGCAGTATGTCGAAGACCTCTGATTCCTGAAGGACAAAATCGAGGTCGCCCTCATACCAGCCAATGTAAGGATATACCAGGTTGTTGCTGACAGGAATGTATAATTCGGAGAGGGCACCCACTATCTTGATGTCAGAAGCCGGAACGCCAATTTCCTCCTGAGTCTCTCTCAGCGCAGTAAAGAGCATGTTGTAATCGCTTTCCTCTCTTCTTCCTCCGGGTAAACTCACCTGACCCTTGTGTGGATCATGAGCACTCACCGGATTTCTCTTGATCAATGGAAAATACATCTCTTGCTCATCCCCCATGAGTAAGACCATCACGGATGCCCTTGTATGGTCCTCAGCAGGAAGTTCATCGAGCCTATGGGGTAAAGGAGACATACGGGAATGGGCATTTCTACCTGGTAGTGACCGGCTCAGCCGGTCTGCAAGATCTGATATGAAGCCCGGACGCATGGAATGCTGGTTGATTATTTGTTGGATTTCTTGAGATACTCATCCAGAGCCATGGTCATCGATGGCGTCTGTGGAGAAGGTGCCTGGATGTCTAGAATGAGCTTAGCATCGAGCACAGCCTTTGCCGTAGCGTTCCCAAAAGCAGCTAACCTTGTAGCCCCCTGTTCAAAATCCGGAAAATTTTCAAAAAGTGATTTTATGTCCAGTTGGCTGAAAAACACCAAAATGTCGTATTTAATGTCCTTGAGGTCGGACAGGTCGGCACTTACGGTGCGATACATGACCGCCTCCTGGAATTTTATTTTAGTAGATTTTAGAAAATCGGATACTTCACTGCTGCCGGTGTCTGAACAAGGGAGGAGGAAGGTTCCTGCATCTTTATGTTTGTTAAATGCAGTCGCAAGTTCGGAGATATTCTTAGTCCCGTGAAACACCTTGCGCTTTCGGAAAATGATGAATTTCTGGAGGTAATTGGCAATGGTCTCAGTGGTGCAAAAATATTTGCACATTTCAGAGATCTTGACTCTGGACTCCTCAGCGAGTCTGAAAAAATGATCCACAGCATTCTTACTGGTGAAGATCACACAAGGGAATTCATCATGACGTATCCTTTGTTTGCGAAATTCTTTTTCAGTAAGTCCATCCACCTGAATAAAAGAACGCCAGTCCACCTGTACGTTATACTTATTCTCAATCTCAAAATAGGGGGATCGTTCGGGTTTAGGCTGTGAGACCAAAATGGTTTTCACCTTTTTCAGTCTGTCGGCTGGTGTGGTCGCAATGGTCGTCGTTTTCGTCGGCATTTACTGCGGCATTTTTGCTGTGCCTCCTAGACCGACCTATGAAAAAACTCATAAAGCAAAGCCAAGGGAGCGATTTCGAAGGTGCAAAGGTACAACAAAAAATGAAATATTGAGTTTCGCCATAGGTTGGTAGCCAATAAAATTTCTTTTAACTGTCTGAATGCATAACTAAGGGCCAAAAAAGCAATAAACCACCACATAAGCTTTCGCGACCAATCGGAATTGGAAAAAGCCAGGATGAAGTCGATGGGGATCAACAAGACACTCAGCATGCTGCCATAGCTGACAATGTTAAAAAGATATCGGTCCGTTTCCCTGCCGATTCCAAAGACCCAGCCGATTAAACGCAAGGAAAGGTGACGAATCAGGTAAATGCCACTTACGCCTAAGCTGATGTACAAAAGGATCAAAGGATGCAGACTGCCTTTCCAGAGGATGAGTCCCAGATAAATAAATATGCTCAAGCCTGCAAAATAGAGGCCATAAAGTATAGGAAAGATCAGCCTGTTTTCTTCTTTGCTCTCCCGGTACAGCAGATTCATAAAATTGAGATTCACATTGCTCCGGTAAAGCTTGATCAAAAAATTCCGGTTGAGATTCAGGGCAATGGACATCATAAAAGTCAGGAAGAGGAGTAACCAGAACAGGATGCTCCGGATCTCTGTGGGATCCTGTCTTACAGACATCCAGTTTTTGAAGACAGACTTAAAATAGCCAGTTTCTACGGCAAAATTTACTTTTGCTGCAGCCGGACGAAGTTCAAAAGGATTCCTAAACACCGCACTGGTGTCCATTGAAATTTGACCGGTGTCCGGAGAAGCAGTATTATTGGATGAGCGTATTTCAAAGGGATTGGCACTCTGAGCCCACAGCCCCTGAAGACATAGGCTAAACACTAGAAGGAGGTATCTCTTAATTAATGGCATTCTAAGGACATAGAAACTTAAAACCTATACCATGGATGTTGTCGATTTTAATAGCCGGATCCTCACTCAAATATTTGCGCAGTCTGGAAATAAAAACATCCAAACTCCTGCCCATAAAATAATCATCTTCCCCCCAAAGGCTTTCCAGTATTACAGACCGTTTAATGACTTTATTCTTGTTTTTAAGCAGGAAATCCAACAGCTCACTTTCCCTTTGTGTCAGGATGCGCACATTGCTGTCCTTAATCAACTGATATTCCAGCGGAAGATATTTATACAAACCAACGAAAAGTTCCTGTTCTTGCGTAGGCGCTTCAAATACTCTGCTCCTGCGAAGGAATATTTCAATTTTAAGAATGAGTTCCTCTATACTGAATGGTTTGGTAAGGTAATCGTCTCCACCTAATCTTAGGCCGTGTATACGGTCTTCCTTAAGGGACTTGGCAGTCAGGAAGAGAATGGGTATTTGCTGATCTTTCTTTCTCACATTCTCTGCAAGTGTAAATCCATCCATTTCGGGTAGCATTACATCAAAAATGCACAAGTCGAATTTTTCATTCTTGAACACCTCAAATGCGATGGCGCCGTTTACACAATGGACCACTTCATAACCCTGAAGCTCCAGGTGATCTTTGGTGATGAAACTAAGGGTTTCATCATCTTCTGCATAAAGTAATCTGGCTTTTTTCATTCAAAACTGTTTTTACATGTGATCGTCACCGTAGTTCCCTCTCCATAAACACTCTGCAAATTAAGTTCAAATTCGTGAGCATCGCAAATTCTTTTTACATAGTAAAGACCAATTCCAAATCCTTTGACATTGTGTACATCTCCGGTGGAGACCCGGTAAAACTTTTGAAACAACTTATCCAGGTCGTGCGCTTGTATGCCAATGCCTTTGTCTTCGATCTCAATGATCAGATTGTCTTTAATATTGGAAGTCCTGATGGTGATCTCAGGATTGCTTTTGCTGTATTTTACAGCATTGTCCA
This region of Candidatus Vicinibacter affinis genomic DNA includes:
- a CDS encoding inositol phosphorylceramide synthase, giving the protein MNRIKQIYSLLRTEEKLALWFFLPMSFLTFYFVGEKGYPNGARERFFITFILMIIYAYVQLKYQDRKPVQVFRDIAPFFFCIAIYTNLHDLVYFLHPTNIDDRLIAIDQKLIGYQLSVEALKYRPVWLIKWLEINYSLFFYYPVTLGLILYLKNKKKEYREFLVTIMLTFFTGYFLYVIFPAVGPKHYFKELFHNPALLNWKVEENMYQFFHISEGVRRDAFPSLHNAITVLVMSFAFKFERKIFYLMLPFAASLIVATVYLGHHYMIDVFAGWLLAALAFTYFPKFEQQGALA
- a CDS encoding CoA pyrophosphatase, translating into MRPGFISDLADRLSRSLPGRNAHSRMSPLPHRLDELPAEDHTRASVMVLLMGDEQEMYFPLIKRNPVSAHDPHKGQVSLPGGRREESDYNMLFTALRETQEEIGVPASDIKIVGALSELYIPVSNNLVYPYIGWYEGDLDFVLQESEVFDILRCPVRHLIKEDLYTRRKLKTSYASSIEVPGFELEDAWVWGATAMILEELRELIHTI
- a CDS encoding uroporphyrinogen-III synthase codes for the protein MPTKTTTIATTPADRLKKVKTILVSQPKPERSPYFEIENKYNVQVDWRSFIQVDGLTEKEFRKQRIRHDEFPCVIFTSKNAVDHFFRLAEESRVKISEMCKYFCTTETIANYLQKFIIFRKRKVFHGTKNISELATAFNKHKDAGTFLLPCSDTGSSEVSDFLKSTKIKFQEAVMYRTVSADLSDLKDIKYDILVFFSQLDIKSLFENFPDFEQGATRLAAFGNATAKAVLDAKLILDIQAPSPQTPSMTMALDEYLKKSNK
- a CDS encoding DUF4271 domain-containing protein, which encodes MPLIKRYLLLVFSLCLQGLWAQSANPFEIRSSNNTASPDTGQISMDTSAVFRNPFELRPAAAKVNFAVETGYFKSVFKNWMSVRQDPTEIRSILFWLLLFLTFMMSIALNLNRNFLIKLYRSNVNLNFMNLLYRESKEENRLIFPILYGLYFAGLSIFIYLGLILWKGSLHPLILLYISLGVSGIYLIRHLSLRLIGWVFGIGRETDRYLFNIVSYGSMLSVLLIPIDFILAFSNSDWSRKLMWWFIAFLALSYAFRQLKEILLATNLWRNSIFHFLLYLCTFEIAPLALLYEFFHRSV
- a CDS encoding response regulator transcription factor, whose translation is MKKARLLYAEDDETLSFITKDHLELQGYEVVHCVNGAIAFEVFKNEKFDLCIFDVMLPEMDGFTLAENVRKKDQQIPILFLTAKSLKEDRIHGLRLGGDDYLTKPFSIEELILKIEIFLRRSRVFEAPTQEQELFVGLYKYLPLEYQLIKDSNVRILTQRESELLDFLLKNKNKVIKRSVILESLWGEDDYFMGRSLDVFISRLRKYLSEDPAIKIDNIHGIGFKFLCP